From a region of the Candidatus Brocadia sp. genome:
- the accD gene encoding acetyl-CoA carboxylase, carboxyltransferase subunit beta, giving the protein MVFFRKKKDMPNGLWTRCNGCGSMVFKKTVEDGMFVCPECNYHFRIFCRDRLNLLVDENSFEEMWPNMVPCDPLNFKDRTTYPERVSEEQKKTGLKEAIIVGKGKINDKEVMIGITDPGFIMGSMGSVVGEKIARITEKAMELRLPLILISGSGGGARMQEGVFSLMQMAKTSAAIARFQDAGGLYISVLTDPSLGGVMASFASLADITIAEPKALIGFAGPRVIQETIKRALPKGFQTAEFLLEHGFLDMIVPRQDMKKELARLIAYLQ; this is encoded by the coding sequence ATGGTATTTTTCAGAAAAAAGAAGGACATGCCCAATGGTTTATGGACACGCTGCAATGGCTGCGGCAGCATGGTATTTAAAAAAACCGTTGAAGACGGGATGTTCGTTTGCCCTGAATGCAATTACCACTTTCGGATATTTTGCAGAGACCGGTTGAATCTCCTGGTCGATGAAAACAGTTTTGAAGAGATGTGGCCGAATATGGTGCCGTGCGATCCGCTCAACTTTAAAGACAGGACAACGTACCCCGAACGGGTAAGTGAAGAGCAGAAAAAGACGGGACTCAAGGAGGCGATCATTGTTGGAAAAGGGAAAATCAATGACAAGGAAGTTATGATCGGGATCACTGATCCGGGCTTCATTATGGGAAGTATGGGATCGGTTGTGGGAGAAAAGATCGCCCGCATCACGGAAAAGGCTATGGAACTAAGGTTACCGCTTATTCTCATTTCCGGTTCTGGCGGTGGCGCCCGCATGCAGGAGGGGGTATTTTCTCTCATGCAAATGGCAAAGACCAGCGCTGCTATCGCCCGGTTTCAGGATGCAGGAGGATTATATATTTCGGTCTTAACCGATCCGTCCCTGGGCGGCGTCATGGCAAGCTTCGCATCTCTGGCTGACATTACCATAGCCGAGCCAAAGGCGCTGATCGGCTTTGCCGGTCCCCGGGTGATTCAGGAAACCATTAAGCGCGCCCTTCCGAAAGGTTTTCAGACTGCGGAATTCCTGCTAGAGCACGGCTTCCTGGACATGATTGTCCCTCGTCAGGATATGAAAAAAGAATTAGCCAGACTGATTGCGTATCTGCAATAA
- a CDS encoding RluA family pseudouridine synthase — MQRFILTREESIHTLLSFIAVRLSLSRKKAKRLLDNRRVFVNKKRTWIASYQLKEGDSVEVHEEGQMSSPSQRSAILFQDNHYLIISKPAHIATNGPKSLECELRVSLQNNHIQAVHRLDKDTSGAVIFALNKGAFEQMKALFKKNLVKKAYRVIVRGAVGKKTFTLDAPVRGQKAITHVTLLKGGKGASLLEVSTATGRTHQIRIHLAAAGHPVAGEMEYDRTPLERRLMRQIPRQMLHAYLLSFEHPYTRETISITAPAPADFDRCLKLLGLEEPIPARN; from the coding sequence ATGCAGAGGTTTATACTTACCCGCGAAGAAAGTATCCATACCTTATTGAGTTTCATTGCCGTAAGACTATCGTTATCCAGAAAAAAGGCAAAACGACTCCTCGACAATCGGCGCGTTTTTGTGAATAAGAAACGCACATGGATTGCCTCCTACCAGCTCAAAGAAGGTGATTCCGTAGAAGTTCATGAAGAAGGCCAGATGTCGTCACCATCCCAAAGAAGCGCCATCCTGTTTCAGGATAACCACTACCTCATTATTTCGAAACCAGCCCACATCGCCACCAATGGTCCAAAAAGCCTTGAATGCGAACTGCGGGTCTCTCTTCAGAACAATCACATTCAAGCCGTTCACCGACTGGACAAGGATACCTCCGGCGCAGTTATCTTTGCCCTGAATAAGGGTGCCTTTGAACAGATGAAGGCATTGTTTAAAAAAAATCTTGTGAAAAAGGCCTACCGGGTAATCGTAAGAGGTGCGGTAGGCAAAAAGACGTTTACCCTGGATGCACCCGTCCGGGGACAAAAGGCCATAACCCACGTGACGCTCTTAAAAGGCGGCAAGGGCGCCTCCCTTCTGGAAGTGAGCACCGCAACCGGCAGGACACATCAGATCCGGATACATCTTGCCGCAGCCGGACATCCCGTTGCCGGGGAAATGGAATACGACCGCACACCGCTAGAGCGCCGTCTCATGAGGCAAATCCCCCGGCAGATGCTCCATGCGTATCTCCTTTCGTTTGAGCACCCCTATACCCGGGAAACGATATCCATTACAGCGCCAGCGCCTGCAGACTTTGACCGATGCCTGAAGCTTCTGGGGCTCGAAGAACCGATTCCGGCAAGAAATTAG